TAACAGGTGAAGGACCTATTGGGAGGTGACAGGTgaaatatttgtgtgtgtgtgtgtgtgtgtgtgtgtgtgtgtgtgtgtgtgtgtgtgtgtgtgtgtgttcacgcgtgtgtttgtgtgttcccatttgcatttgtgtttcccatttttctgtgtgtgtgtctgtcctggtccttgtgtttttgtgtgcgtTTTGTGTGCTTCTTTATACGAGtatattttatttctgtgtgtgtgtgtgtgtgtgtgtgtgtgtgtgtgtgtgtgtgtgtgtgtgtgtttctctgtgtgagtgtctctgtgtcaatgtgtgtgtgtctgtctgcctgtttgtgtgtgtgcgtgtgcacgtgtgtgtgtgtgtggacctcgccatgttttagtgtgtgttcaggaatTCTTGATTTCAAGCTGGTTGGTTCAGTTGCAGTAGTTTTGACTGATTTTAGAAGAAATCTACAGGAAATaaatggatgtgtgtgtatgtgtgtgtgtgtgtgtgtgtgtgtgtgtgtgtgtgtgtgtgtgtgtgtgtgtgtgtgtgtgtatgtgtgtgtgcgttcccCCTCCAGCCGTGTATGAATGGGATGGAGCCTGCGTTTGGCGAGGCCTACGGGGGCCACAGGGGTCTGCTGAGCCCCTACCCTCTGGCCATGTCGCCACAGGGGGGCCGGACCGAGTACGACCAGGTGAGAGAACTCGCTGTCAGGTGGCCACCCACacataagccccgcccctttacCATCAGCCCTTCAACCACGAGCCTGAAGTCCAAGATACTCTTAggtctgttttctgtttaattaGTCGCTTTGAGTTGAAGGAATAGTTTTAAACACCTACATTGTCTTTAGTTTTCCAGTTACACTTTCTACTTTAACACACAATCATTATTATCTTCGTTTATTAACGATTTATTCATCTACTGACATCAGTGTCAGCTTTTCTTTCCCACTATGGGCTAATTGTCACGTCTTATTTCGACTTCCGGGTGTTTCTCAGGTTAGCGGTGAACAGCAGTCAGGTGTTTGAGTTAGTGAGACAGCTTTCAGCTCGCTGCCAGGTGTCCctttgtctcacacacacacacacacacacacacacacacacacacacacacacacacacacacagccagacaaccttgtctgtgtgtgtgtgagtgtgtcagctCCTCTGTCCCTGTTCCAGAGCGTGCTCCTGATGCTGGGCTCCCCGGCATCGCCACGGAAACGGCCCTTCGAGTTGCTAAGCGACCTGGTGGACGACGGCGGCCTGGGCGAGGACCTGCACCCGGAGCGCTGGGACGTGTCGGCGCTGGACGAGATGGCCCGCTACACCAAGCTGGGCCTGGGCGTGGGCGTGGCCGGCGAGCTGCTGGCCGGCGCCGAGGAGGTCGTCCTGATGGGCCGCTGGGGGCggagccgggaggaggaggaggaggcggagaggcGGGGGAGGAGCAGGCACGCCGCCGCCCCGCTCGTCGCCCAGGGAGTCCGGGGCGCCGCcgcaggggaggaggaggaggaggaggggcgccTCGCCGTTGCCACGACGACCGGGAGGGAGCTGTGTGTTGCGGGAAAAGCGGCGGGAGGAGGCCAGGgacaggatggagggatggcgGGGGGGCACACGGTGGAGGTGTATCAGGtggcgcaggaggaggaggaggaagtggcggcagcagcggcggcggcgggcctggctctggagcactgcagcgAGGAGCACAACTACTCCTTGAGTCAAGGAGGCGAGCCGGGGGCCGCGCCCGCTCTCAACCCCGCCCCGGAGCCGCCGGGGGCGCCGGGGGGGCAGGACGGCCAGGGCGAGAcccagctggagctggacgaAGAGGACggcgagcaggaggaggaggacgaggaagaggaggaggaggaggaagaggaggcggcggaggagacggcggcAGAAGCTGAACTTTCCAGCTCCTCAGAAACTGAATGCGGTGAGTTTTGGTTTCTTCTCGTCCAAAGAGTCGGATCGTGGTTATTCTGAAAGTCCCGAAGAAAACCGACGGTGGAGAGGGTCTCAGCTCAGCCCTCTTACAGGAACCGAGCGAATTCCGTCGGTTCTGTCGAGTTCTGATTCCCGTGGTGAGAGTGACAGCTCAAAACACATTTCGTCACTGAGGCAGTTCTGCGTTGCTGCTTCCTGATGATCCTCGTCCTCTGATCAGCCGCCGTGTGATCGAGAGCAGGGCGAGGCTCGTAATCCCGGGTCAAAGGTGAACCGGGGCCTTTCAGAGCTCCTCAGCTCGGCTGGAACGTCAGGCTGTGaacatttttgagtttttacCAAAGTTTTAGTGAATCCTGAGTTTCAAGAGGCAGGTTAGTCTGTTTGTTTCGTTAATGAAACGTGAAAAGTTCAATAATTAGGAGCTTGATACTCATTTAACTTGTGCTAAACCTGCTGTGATCACTGATTGAGCTCGTGTTTACCATACGTAGTTTTAGACATGAAGAAccaaggctgtgtgtgtgatgttggtTTCCTGCGTCTTTAAGCTACTTGTTACCTTCCTGGCTGTACAAACCCGTCTGCAGGATTTGGTGAACAAACACTTAAAGGTCAGAGTTTGAGAAGACGCCTCCTTCAGCTCTCTAAAGGGaacgtgtgtgttttgatgctAATGAAGAGACCTGCTAAGACCACCCCAACAAGCAGGAACCGTTTCCCACAGTGCAGTTCTCCATCTGGTTTTGTAGTCGTGGTCAGAGTTGGCCTGGAGGCCGAGGAACAAAGaggtttttacttttcaaacaGTCCTGTGATAAAAACCTGACCTCGCTGATTAGCTGCTGAGTTTACCTGAAACTCAGAGTAAATGATCACATGAATTAAAACATGGCATCAAAACGTCTGTTCAGTAAATCAGCAGCGTCTCAGTTGGTGAAGTTGATCAGCTTGTTGTGGGTTCTattctctgtctttctgcctGTCAGAGTGTCCTTGAGCCAAACTGCTCCatggagtgtgaatgtgtgtatgaatgggtgaatgtgactcgCAGTGTGAAGTGCCGACGGCGATCACTCGAACAGTGAAAAAGTGCTACATGGGTTAAAACCATGAACCATAAGAGTCACGCATTGAAAAAGTGATTTACTAGTGATAACAACCATATTATTGTGACCATTtgtcttgatttaaaaaacggacgtgttttcacttgaaacacggTGTAAAAGTGGCCTTAATGTCTCCTCAATGTCACTTATGTGttgagttttttattttttggccACTTAAATGACATTTTCTACCATATTTGCACCAACCGTGTGTGTGAGGCTTTAAATAGGGAGGAATCGGGACGTTTGATTACTGAGCATTTCCACACTCACGCTGTGGCATATTTAATAACCCCTGATAATAAtaaatactaataataaaaatgtaaccAACCGTGAACACGGGATGCAGCGAGCTTGTTGCTCGTGAGCTGAAATAATTGGCTCCATCGTCTAAAAATATTTCTGTAATCTGTCTGTGACTCAAAGAGTAATTGCCTCCCTTAGATGTGCAAAAATATGCGTGATGGTGATAAATGATGGAGCTAATAATATCTAATATTTGCACATGATGTACTCGCACTTGCTCTGGATTGAAGCTTTTTTGTGAGTAAGAAGTTTAGGAAAAAAACAGCGTATCACAGAGAAGAGAGGCTTTGATTGAGCAGCGGAATTTATTTGCTGACAATTAAGAGTATAAGAAAAATCTATTCTTCTGAAGTTCGGCTTATGAAATCCCTTCACTCTGTGTCAAAATAATGAGAGCTTCAGCCGCCACGTCATGATGAACCTATAATAACACAACGATCAGCTCATGTAAACATATTCAAACTATGTAATTAATAATAATCAGCACGTACTGATTGCTAAGATGCTCATTAATTATAAATATATTCTGATTGTGTGGAtctataataaaaaataatgaagcTCTGATGGAGACATTATTCCAGAAATGTTTAATTACTGATAGAAGTGACGAGTACTAAGCTTCAGCTCCTTGTTgataccgagtaccgatacGATGCCATTTGGCCTGATTTATGCTCCTTATgctgaaaacacatgaaagctGGGAGTTTTAGAAAAAATATGTCCACTGCGTCAACGCCGCGCACCTCCAACAGCCTGGAAGGCTTCAGGACGCTGCTGAGTCCAGATCTAGGGACCGAGCCGCCGTGTGCCGCCACACACTCCAACTCGCTGCTGAAGAGTGTGTCAGTCTGGCTTTTATCatggttagcatgtagcatcgctggtgtgtgagtccTGAAGCTattcagcatgtagcatgtagcatgtagcatgtagcatggctctGAGGCCCGTCCTCCTGAAGCCACTGAGCACTGAACTAATGAGCGACATCGTTCTGATATTGAACCAATAACTGATACTGGTATTGATATCGGTGCAGGGATTGATACagcattctattctattctgttctattctattctgttctattctgttctacATTGATTTTATCCTAAACGGTCAACCAAATATCTTCAACTGTTTGAAAAATATACACTTAAATATGACATTGTAGACCTGTGCACAGACTCCACAAGTAGAGAGCACTTAGTTCAAATGTTTTTTAGAATGTTTTGATGATTCCGGCTGGTTTTGCTTCTGAGAGTCGTGGTGAGACGATCTGTGTACTTCTGAGCTCTGAAAATAATGCAGAGTTAAGGTCTTGTCAGGCAACACCGAACGTTTTCGGAAAgttgttttcccccgtttccatggagaccgagtcggagtgttttttttaaactatttttcatctttcatggcagcaccTCCGACGTCTCAGCGTTCTGTTCCGTCCCTCCTCTGAAGGAATTTGTTTCCAAAGTCAGTGttcctttgaaatttttacaaggCCCTGGCTCCCTGGTTTGGTGGGCAGGATTGGACCCTCTCgctggctggttttggcccacgggccacaTCTACTTTGGTttcactgcagctgtttgtttaGATGTTCAGGCTCAGAAAACCCGGCGTGGACGGCTTTACCAGATCAGTGGAGACACCGGCTCACAGTCGCACCCCTGTTCTGTGGTGTGCATGGCCAGAACGCCGCCGGCGCAGGGCCGCACTCACGACGCAGACAGCTTCTTAACGTCACCTTTAGCtctgaaatgcagcttttcgGTCTGAATGTatctgtgaagcagcagtggaTGGAGGATCCTGTCAGTTTTAAGGtgatgtgaaggaaaaaaaatgtttttaactcATCTAACCTGTGCTTAATGACTTTCGGAGCGGCGGCGTTCCTGGCACGGTTAATAAAACGCCGTAATGAAACCATTAGCGCCTCGGAGCCGCCTAATCCTTCAATAATAAACCGAACACGGGTGAAACCgtgaaggctgctgctgccgagcagagcagagcagagcggaggacaccGGTCCAATCATCAGCAAATCTCTGCGAGGTAATGGAGAGGCGGCGCTGCTCGGCGGCCGGCTCGGCCCCAGACGCCGGCTGTGGCTCAGATTTCAGGACGCCATTGTGGCTCTCCATTGTGATGCTGCTGCCTGGTTTCTGTCTCACCCAGTCTGCAGGACGGCCGCAGAGCTGTCTGTGAGACTGGACAggggtgggtgtgggtgtgtgtgtgtgtgtgtgtgtgtgtgtgtgtgtgtgtgtgtgttcgccaGGTATTAATGCCGCAGGCGCCTCAATCTGTTCGCACACTGACAATACGGCGACACACAGAAAGCAGGTCGCAGCCATGgaaattttgacattttaaagttaaaagCCTGTTTAAAGTTCAGACACATTGAGCACGGCGAAAAACTCATTGTAGAAATAAACGATAATATAATAATGAGGCACTGTCAATACAGGAAAGCGATAATAGAATGAATTATTATGAATATCCCGTCCACTGTGACGACTTTTGAtacacaaactgcacaaaagCTGCATTTATTTCCAAGTAATGTTTATGTTTAATTATTACAGTTTACACTGCAGGAGTTATTTATGATCCTGATTTATGTCAAAACTTACTAGATTATTGGCAAAATGTTATTATGACAATGACTCAGATGGTTTTATTACATCGAAAAAGGCCAAAATTATTCTGATACTGGCTTTGATGTATTGAAAAAAGTTCTTTATTACGCTTCATGTTGAGATGAAAGGATGGAGGGTTATGAGGCtgcagaccagacaggagaacatgtTACataacctctgtgtgtgtgtgtgtgtgtgtgtgtgtgtgtgtgtgtgtgtgtgtgtgtgtgtgtgtgtgtgtgtgtgtgtgtgtgtgtgtgtgtgtgtgtgtgtgtgtgtgttccgtgCCCAGCCATCACTCTCCGCTGTGTGGCGTTCCCGGtgtctctcgctcgctctctctctctctcctctgagctTCTTCTATTATTTATGGCTCCGTtatcggcggcggcgctcgcctCGGGCTGATCTCCTGAtccgtgcacgtgcgtgtgccAGCCGGCGTGCGCTTCGGgcctgtggcggcggcggcggctttgTCTTGGGGAcgtgcaggttgtgtgttcgTGGATTAGGGCTCGCAGTGCGATT
The nucleotide sequence above comes from Salarias fasciatus chromosome 6, fSalaFa1.1, whole genome shotgun sequence. Encoded proteins:
- the LOC115390166 gene encoding CREB3 regulatory factor-like, yielding MPQPCMNGMEPAFGEAYGGHRGLLSPYPLAMSPQGGRTEYDQSVLLMLGSPASPRKRPFELLSDLVDDGGLGEDLHPERWDVSALDEMARYTKLGLGVGVAGELLAGAEEVVLMGRWGRSREEEEEAERRGRSRHAAAPLVAQGVRGAAAGEEEEEEGRLAVATTTGRELCVAGKAAGGGQGQDGGMAGGHTVEVYQVAQEEEEEVAAAAAAAGLALEHCSEEHNYSLSQGGEPGAAPALNPAPEPPGAPGGQDGQGETQLELDEEDGEQEEEDEEEEEEEEEEAAEETAAEAELSSSSETECEVEAEPARQPGERPSKRRCFWEYRRSRESAAKKKLGGDVHWSLSWSSSTLPSTLYRREGKKGRRKARKTDASDLTPNPQKLHNIGEQLQKLNAAIDGMGPVNELPAVARARSRKEKNKLASRACRLKKKAQHEANKIKLWGLNQEYENLLGALLRIKEVIRRRVESSEEEDTDERGMTQRLEDILRESSGPLVAGRTKDFVQRILAASAGSQSQRRDPPPGGDQAAG